One stretch of Cygnus olor isolate bCygOlo1 chromosome 1, bCygOlo1.pri.v2, whole genome shotgun sequence DNA includes these proteins:
- the TPT1 gene encoding translationally-controlled tumor protein, whose translation MIIYRDCISQDEMFSDIYKIREVANGLCLEVEGKMVTRTEGQIDDSLIGGNASAEGPEGEGTEATVITGVDIVINHHLQETSFTKESYKKYIKDYMKAIKARLEEHKPERVKPFMTGAAEQIKHILANFKNYQFFVGENMNPDGMVALLDFREDGVTPYMIFFKDGLEIEKC comes from the exons ATGATCATCTACCGGGACTGCATCAGCC AGGACGAGATGTTCTCGGACATCTACAAGATCCGCGAGGTGGCGAACGGCCTGTGCCTGGaagtggaggggaag ATGGTCACCAGGACAGAGGGTCAAATTGATGACTCTCTAATTGGTGGCAATGCCTCTGCTGAAGGTCCTGAGGGAGAGGGAACAGAAGCCACGGTCATAACTGGTGTTGACATAGTAATAAACCACCATCTTCAGGAAACCAGCTTTACAAAAGAGTCGTACAAGAAGTACATCAAGGACTACATGAAAGC aaTCAAAGCCAGACTTGAGGAACACAAGCCAGAGAGAGTAAAGCCTTTCATGACAGGGGCTGCAGAACAAATCAAACACATCCTCGCTAACTTCAAAAACTACCAG TTCTTTGTAGGAGAGAACATGAATCCAGATGGCATGGTGGCTCTGCTGGATTTCCGTGAGGATGGTGTGACCCCATATATGATTTTCTTTAAGGACGGCTTAGAAATCGAGAAATGT